The sequence TCGATGGTCTCTATGTACAGCAGCACGGCGCGGGTGTTCACGTCGCTGTTCAGGTAGTCCAGTACGTCGTGAAAGTGCACGTCGTAGCGGTCGCCCAGCGCGATGAAGTGCGAAAAGCCGATGCCCTTGGACGTGGCCCAGTCCAGCACGGACGTGAACAGCGAATCGGACTGCGAAAGAAAGGCCACCTTGCCGGGCAGCGCCTCTCGCGGGGCCAGGCTGGCGTTCACCCCCACCGATGGCGTGATGAACCCCAGGCAGTTCGGCCCCAGCACCCGCACGCCCCAGCGCTGCGCGGCCTGCAACAGGGCGGCCTTTTGCACCTCGCGCCGTTCGCGGTCGAACCGAAAGAACCCCCGGCTCATGATCACGGCGGCGCGGGTGCCGCGCTTGCCCAGCTCTTCGATGTAGCCGGGAATGGTTTCCGGCGGGGAACAGATGATGGCAAGGTCCGGCGTCAGCGGCAGGGTGTCGATGGCGGTGTGGCCGGGCATGCCCGCCACGGCCTCGCCCGTTTCGTTCACCGGCAGCACGGGACCCAGAAAGGTGCCGGACATCAGGTTTTCCATGATGACGCAGCCCGGCTCGCCCGGCGTTGCCGTGGCGCCAATGACGGCCACGGAATTGGGCTTGAACATCTGTTCCAGGGTCGAATGCGTGGACACCGTGCGAACCCCCTTCCGTCGTGCCGCCGCGTGCGGGCAGGTGCGGGCGCGCCGGGCGGTTGCCCGGCGTCGTGCGGTGCGCGGTTGCGGCGTCCACGGCGGTGTCGGGCGGTCGGGGCATGGCGCGGGCGGGGCGCATGCTGCTGCCCCGGCGTGCCGTCCACGTCCGGTGACGGGCCGTCTTGCGCCGTTCATGGGGCGCACCATTCAGGGCATTCTTTCCGTCCACCGGCAAAAAGTCAATTTCACCGGCGCGGGATGACCGTTCACCGAAAAGAGGGTGGCGCGCCCTTTCGCATGGTCACTGCACGGGGCTAGACAAGGGCTGTGGGCCACGCCCCGCCGCACGGGGCAGGGCCGCCACGCAAGGGCCGGAACACCGGCGTACCGCCAAACGAACGGGAGGCAACGGCATGAGCCAGAACAAGTCCGACAAGATCGAAAGCATGATGGACGAAAAGCGCCACTTCGCGCCGCCCGCCGCGCCTTCCGGAGACCGCCGCCGCCCGCACGTGAACGGCATGGACGAGTACCTCGCCCACCGCGACCGCGCCGACAAGGACCCCGAAGGCTTCTGGGGCGACCGGGCAAGGCAGCTGCTGGACTGGTTCACCCCGTGGGACAAGGTGCTGGACGCCGACATGCACGAGCCGCGCATCGAATGGTTCAAGGGCGCCACGCTGAACGTGGCGTACAACTGCCTGGACCGCCACCTGACCAATGGCCGCCGCAACAAGGCCGCCATCATCTGGCAGGGCGAGCCGGAAGACGACGTGCGCGTGCTGACCTACCAGATGCTCTACGACGAGGTGTGCCGGTTCGCCTCCGTGTTGCAGGGCCTGGGCGTGCAGAAGGGCGACCGCGTTGCGCTGTACATGCCCATGATTCCCGAACTGGCCGTGGCCATGCTGGCCTGCGCGCGCATCGGGGCGGTGCATTCCATAGTTTTTGCCGGGTTCTCGGCGGTCAGCCTGCAGAACCGCATTCAGGACTGCGAGGCCAAGGTGGTGGTCACGGCAGACGCCGTGCTGCGCGCCGGGCGGTCCATTCCGCTCAAGGTCAACGTGGACGAGGCCCTGAAGGATTGCCCCAGCGTGGAAAAGGTGGTGGTGGTCGATCGCGCGCACTCGGGCTGTGCCATGCGCGAAGGGCGCGACATGTGGTGGCACGAGGCCATGGCCGACCGTACCCTTGATTCCACCTGCCCCTGCGCCAAGATGGACAGCGAGGACATGCTGTTCATCCTGTACACCAGCGGTTCCACCGGCAAGCCCAAGGGCGTGGTGCATACCACCGGCGGCTACCTTACCTACGCGGCCCACACCACCCAGTGGGTGTTCGACCTGCATGACGACGACGTGTACTGGTGCACCGCCGATATCGGCTGGATTACCGGGCACAGCTACATCGTGTACGGCCCGCTGGCCCTTGGCGGCACCACGCTGATGTTCGAGGGCGTGCCCTCCTGGCCGGGGCCGGACCGGTTCTGGCACATCGTGGAAAAGTTCCGGGTTAACATCTTCTACACCGCGCCCACGGTCATCCGCGCCCTGATGCGCGAAGGCGC comes from Nitratidesulfovibrio sp. and encodes:
- the acs gene encoding acetate--CoA ligase — its product is MSQNKSDKIESMMDEKRHFAPPAAPSGDRRRPHVNGMDEYLAHRDRADKDPEGFWGDRARQLLDWFTPWDKVLDADMHEPRIEWFKGATLNVAYNCLDRHLTNGRRNKAAIIWQGEPEDDVRVLTYQMLYDEVCRFASVLQGLGVQKGDRVALYMPMIPELAVAMLACARIGAVHSIVFAGFSAVSLQNRIQDCEAKVVVTADAVLRAGRSIPLKVNVDEALKDCPSVEKVVVVDRAHSGCAMREGRDMWWHEAMADRTLDSTCPCAKMDSEDMLFILYTSGSTGKPKGVVHTTGGYLTYAAHTTQWVFDLHDDDVYWCTADIGWITGHSYIVYGPLALGGTTLMFEGVPSWPGPDRFWHIVEKFRVNIFYTAPTVIRALMREGAHWTQKHDLSSLRILGSVGEPINPEAWMWYHEHIGHSRLPIVDTWWQTETGGIMISALPYATTLKPGSATMPLPGVDAAVVKPDGTPCGPNDGGHLVIRKPWPGMLRGVFGSPERYKSTYFERFPGMYESGDGARTDEDGYTWVMGRLDDVINVSGHRMGTAEVESALVSHPSVAEAAVVGMPHAIKGEAIYAYVTLSAGTEETEELRAALRTWVRKEIGPIATPEVIQFAEGLPKTRSGKIMRRILRKIASGAGSDFGDTSTLADPGVVQDLIEGRVQLTGH